A single region of the Pararge aegeria chromosome 20, ilParAegt1.1, whole genome shotgun sequence genome encodes:
- the LOC120632498 gene encoding 39S ribosomal protein L2, mitochondrial has product MALNRLFANLTISVTPSLIGRKAVQVTAVRYASKPRLVKPKPGYGISYRRIVHFPEEYTVKPLEVTNLAGRDPDSGRIVAKGIGGGIKHKYHWIAWIRDGPTEGPPQEEKVIQIIDCGCRTAHVALVAVGDKVKYILATENMKAGDIIKTSRNLPRIPVRANEGDAYLLGALPLGTIVHCIEKEPGQGGVYIHAAGTYGTILRKQDDRIVIQMPSKRLFSFDEHCMAVVGRLSNVDHGSTPIGSPQRNRWLGNRPRSGLWKRKDGRHGRKIRPPKPVKEIHARKKFPLPAIVMTMTP; this is encoded by the exons ATGGCTTTGAATAGGCTATTCGCAAATTTAACTATAAGCGTAACGCCGAGTTTAATTGGTAGAAAAGCTGTTCAAGTAACTGCTGTGAGATATGCAAGTAAGCCGAGGCTCGTGAAACCTAAACCTGGATACGGTATCAGCTATCGAAGAATAGTTCATTTTCCTGAAGAATATACTGTAAAACCTTTGGAAGTTACTAACCTGGCTGGGCGAGATCCAGATTCAG gTAGAATTGTAGCAAAAGGTATTGGTGGAGGGATTAAACACAAATATCATTGGATTGCATGGATTAGAGATGGACCCACAGAAGGTCCACCACAGGAGGAAAAAGTAATTCAG ATAATAGATTGTGGATGTAGAACGGCACACGTTGCACTGGTAGCCGTGGGTGACAAGGTGAAGTACATACTTGCAACTGAGAATATGAAGGCTGGTGATATAATTAAAACCTCCCGAAATCTGCCTAGGATACCAG TTAGAGCAAATGAAGGAGATGCTTATTTATTGGGTGCTCTGCCACTCGGTACAATTGTGCACTGTATTGAAAAAGAACCAG GACAGGGCGGGGTCTACATACATGCAGCGGGTACATATGGCACAATACTAAGAAAACAAGATGATCGTATTGTTATACAGATGCCGTCAAAGAGGCTGTTCAGTTTTGACGAACATTGTATGGCTGTTGTTG GTCGGCTCTCTAATGTAGACCACGGCAGCACCCCAATAGGATCGCCACAACGCAACAGATGGCTAGGAAACCGCCCAAGGTCGGGACTCTGGAAGAGAAAGGACGGCAGACACGGAAGGAAAATCAGACCTCCCAAACCTGTGAAAGAAATACACGCAAGAAAGAAATTCCCACTACCGGCGATTGTAATGACAATGACTCCATAA
- the LOC120632497 gene encoding protein pygopus-like, translating to MSHNLAGMPSYRLPGPGLGPPDFKPPMDTPTPPAPAPSNPKKRRKTSNANNALTPQPPPTAQDLLPPPLTGYGDTIVASNPFDDSPSTISHNGPMMSQNGPMMSQNGPMGMMGPMGHSMGGPPMRHMSPLPHSMSPMSQQMPPRGGISPMGNMSPMGHMGGMSPMGGPNMGMSNHNMGPGMGPTSRSMGSPMSPMNSMPMGSPMSSGPMGSPMNMSSMAGSHMSNSPMGPPMHSPLGAGSMNGPINGPMGGGGPGMNVPRMNGPMGPSCSNGSMGPNSSIMSPSQMQSGGMGPGHCGGMRHGSPMGSGMGSGPMGGNGPMTSMGPGPPYSGNHMGHGGPMGMGGSGSMGMGPGPGNMGNCGPLAGMSGMSMGGPGGQGVGPMGQSMGMFGPKPMPVSAGKVYPPDQPMVFNPQNPNAPPIYPCGVCHKEVHDNDQAILCESGCNFWFHRGCTGLTEPAFQLLTAEVYAEWVCDKCLHSKNIPLVKFKP from the exons ATGAGTCACAACCTGGCAGGTATGCCGTCATACAGGCTACCAGGCCCCGGGCTGGGGCCCCCAGATTTTAAGCCGCCGATGGATACGCCCACTCCTCCAGCACCGGCACCCAGCAATCCCAAAAAGAGGAGAAAAACATCAAATGCAAATAATGCTTTAACACCACAGCCACCCCCAACTGCCCAAGACTTACTGCCACCTCCGCTAACAGGATATGGAGATACAATCGTTGCTTCAAACCCGTTTGATGATTCACCCTCAACAATATCACATAATGGGCCAATGATGAGTCAGAATGGCCCTATGATGAGTCAGAACGGTCCTATGGGGATGATGGGTCCTATGGGGCACAGTATGGGTGGACCTCCAATGAGGCACATGAGCCCTTTACCTCACTCAATGAGCCCAATGAGTCAACAGATGCCACCTAGAGGTGGTATAAGCCCTATGGGAAATATGAGTCCAATGGGTCACATGGGTGGCATGTCACCTATGGGTGGTCCAAATATGGGTATGAGTAACCACAATATGGGTCCAGGCATGGGCCCAACATCAAGGTCAATGGGTAGTCCAATGAGTCCAATGAACTCTATGCCGATGGGGTCACCAATGTCATCAGGCCCAATGGGTAGTCCAATGAATATGAGTTCAATGGCAGGTAGTCACATGAGTAATAGCCCAATGGGACCACCAATGCACAGTCCTCTGGGTGCTGGATCAATGAATGGACCAATTAACGGACCAATGGGTGGAGGTGGTCCTGGTATGAACGTCCCTCGTATGAATGGACCAATGGGGCCTAGTTGTTCAAATGGATCGATGGGCCCAAATAGTTCAATAATGTCACCAAGTCAAATGCAAAGTGGAGGAATGGGCCCTGGACATTGTGGTGGGATGAGACATGGCAGTCCGATGGGATCAGGAATGGGAAGTGGTCCAATGGGTGGGAATGGTCCCATGACTTCCATGGGACCTGGGCCTCCATATTCTGGAAATCATATGGGGCATGGTGGGCCTATGGGTATGGGTGGCAGCGGATCTATGGGGATGGGCCCCGGGCCAGGTAATATGGGAAATTGTGGCCCTCTGGCTGGGATGAGTGGAATGTCAATGGGTGGTCCGGGGGGACAAGGAGTTGGCCCTATGGGGCAAAGTATGGGAATGTTTGGGCCTAAGCCTATGCCAGTGAGTGCGGGGAAGGTGTATCCTCCTGACCAACCTATGGTGTTCAATCCCCAGAACCCCAATGCCCCACCAATATATCCATGTGGAGTATGTCACAAGGAAGTTCATGATAATGATCAAGCTATTCTTTGTGAATCTGGGTGCAACTTTTGGTTTCACAG GGGGTGCACTGGCCTAACGGAACCTGCGTTCCAGTTATTGACCGCGGAAGTCTACGCTGAGTGGGTTTGTGACAAGTGCCTACATTCTAAGAACATACCGCTTGTAAAGTTCAAACCATAG
- the LOC120632802 gene encoding uncharacterized protein LOC120632802 produces MNLPGTAAESSCKRQENGDGTEPQRPLKKARFAWEVKGKYHLRNELSEAKSKADTVKAGSSSESHESKLVGNTEQNLEILGDYLLKQDFNTLDSITDNNVLLPSSSISTEKLSYPRYLSTYESSRNLTESCSSNEPPASKSSYSNKDSEDQCIAKWQARQMAKCFVDNTINRVLDSWMIAPFPADMDSNRVFALDAAEFINNLPGDNSIENEAILMAISAHGLQNNSSCSNETNNLSQSNYSSKDLCITPPSSPLPSDDETVQESNPCNNETNQIDESSSNDFDMTWSSNNAKQNDSNNLPVSFYPDTSNFSYQYFSESDNPNSSNTGYDGDENINSKDNNHYDFLDAAVSFAIQYKGLTSYGTDYG; encoded by the exons ATGAACCTCCCTGGAACCGCAGCTGAATCTTCGTGTAAGCGACAAGAAAATGGCGACGGCACAGAGCCTCAACGCCCACTGAAGAAAGCACGCTTTGCATGGGAAGTAAAGGGGAAATATCATTTGAGAAATGAGTTATCCGAGGCAAAATCAAAAGCGGACACCGTCAAAGCCGGCTCATCGTCCGAATCACACGAATCTAAGCTAGTCGGAAATACTGAACAAAATCTCGAAATTTTGGGCGATTATTTACTGAAGCAGGATTTCAACACGTTAGACTCGATTACCGATAATAACGTTTTATTGCCCAGCAGTAGCATATCCacagaaaaactgtcgtatcctagATATCTGAGCACCTATGAAAGTAGTAGGAACTTGACTGAAAGTTGTAGTAGTAATGAACCACCCGCATCTAAATCTTCTTATTCCAATAAGGATTCTGAAGACCAGTGTATAGCAAAATGGCAAGCAAGACAg ATGGCTAAATGTTTTGTGGACAATACAATAAACCGTGTACTAGACAGCTGGATGATAGCACCCTTCCCTGCAGATATGGATAGCAACAGAGTTTTTGCTCTTGATGCTGCAGAATTCATCAACAACTTACCTGGCGACAACAGTATTGAAAATGAAGCTATACTTATGGCAATATCAGCACATGGCTTACAGAATAACTCTAGTTGTAGTaatgaaacaaataatttatccCAGAGTAACTATTCAAGTAAAGATTTATGTATAACTCCCCCTAGTAGTCCCTTACCGTCAGATGATGAAACTGTTCAAGAATCCAATCCGTGTAATAATgaaaccaatcaaattgatgAAAGTTCTTCCAATGACTTTGATATGACCTGGTCATCAAACAATGCAAAACAGAATGATAGCAACAATTTACCAGTGTCATTCTATCCAGATACATCAAACTTTTCATATCAATATTTCAGTGAGTCTGATAATCCAAATAGCAGCAATACTGGATATGACGGAGATGAAAATATAAACTCTAAGGACAACAATCATTATGATTTCTTAGATGCAGCTGTTTCATTTGCGATACAATATAAAGGATTGACATCATATGGTACAGACTATGGATAA